ATTGTTTAGTTCTTGTTCGCGTTCACGTCTGGTTTTCGATACTTTCTCAACGATATCGGCGTAAGCTTTGGGTTCGGCATATTTGAAGGCGAGATCCTCTAATTGCCATTTAATTTGCCATATTCCAAGTCTGTGTGCCAGGGGCGCAAATATTTGTAGGGTTTCGTTGGCTACTTTAAGACGCCGTTCCTCAGGAAGCGCAGACAAGGTACGCATATTATGGAGACGGTCGGCAAGCTTGATTACCATGACACGGAAATCATGTGCCATGGCAAGAAAGATTTTACGAAGATTTTCAGCGCTCCTTCTAACTTCCGAGTGGCGTTTTTTTCCTGATTCACCTTCGGTGCTTCGTGGTTCAAAATCTGCTAGCTTGAGCTTTGTAACGCCATCAACAAGCTGGGCTATTTCTTTGCCAAACTTTTTTTCTATTTCTTCGCGGGTGATATGCCCATCTTCGATGACGTCGTGTAGCAAAGCTGCAGCAATGCTTTTCGCATCCATTTCGAGCTCCGAAAGGATTGCTGCTGTTGCTACGGGATGGTTAATATATGGTTCCCCAGAGAGACGAAATTGGCCCTCATGAGCTTTTTCGGCAAAAGCATAGGCTTTACCAACCAGCTCTATATCTTGCTGAGAAGCATATTTTTTCATTTTCTCAACAATGCTTTGTATTGCCGGCGGACACATTGTCTGGTTGGAAGTCATTTTCTTAGGCCTTTATGTAGATTTAGATGGTTTCGCATCTTTGAGAACAAGTTGAACGACTTTGAAGCCTGCGTATTCATTTATTTGAACATTATAGCACAAATCCACTGTAGCTCCAATTTCAAACAATTGCTCGCTTTCTCCCCATCCGAAAGCAATGCATTCTATTTGTTTTGTTTTTTGTGTGGCTAGTTTGAGTTTTAAATGGTTGCCATTTCCTCCCAGTCGGGTTTTGCTGATAACTCTTACGTCACGGCTCGCAAAAACGGGTTCACGATTGCCGTAGCCGAATGGTTCTAGGAGCTGGAGTTCTGTGGCAAGGTCATATGTTATTTCATCTATTTCTAGTTCGGCATCCACTTCTATCTGAGGAATAAGGTCTGATTGAGTGAGTATATGGTCGGCAACTTCATTTATTGCTTCATCAAAGTCAGAGAGTTTTTCTGCCATTATTGATAGGCCTGCAGCCTTTGCATGGCCGCCGCAGCGCTCAAGAAGTTCGCTGCATTGCATAAGAGCCTTAAAAAGATGAAAAGAGTCTATACTTCGCGCAGAACCAACGCCTTTGTTATTGGCTTCGTCAATGGCTATCAGTACCGCGGGCCTATGAAAAAGATCAACAATTTTACTTGCAACTACTCCGATTATTCCCGGATGCCATCTTTGCGACGATAGAACTAAAACCTTAGCTTTTTCATCAAGACAGCGGCCAGTTATCTGCTCTATTGCCTCCAGGGTTATGCGTTCTTGTTCTCTTTGGCGTTCTCGATTTTGCAATTCGAGCATTTCAGCAAGCTTTTCAGCTTCTGCTTCTTCTTTTGTGAGCAGAAGATTGAGAGCAAGTGAAGCGTCGTCCAAGCGTCCTGCTGCGTTTAGTCTAGGGCATAATATATAGCTAAGCATGTGGCTTGTTATTGGTTTTCCGTGAACGCCAGCAACTTTTAAAAGCGCCTGGATTCCAGGTTTTCCCGATCTTGGAATTTCAGTAATTCCGCACTTTGTGAGCACGCGGTTTTCACCAACAAGAGGTACGATATCAGCTACTGTACCAATTGCTACAAGATCAACAAATCTGCGTCGAAATGCCTCTGTATCATAACCACGACCCTTCACAAGTGCCTCTGCAAATTTAAATGCAACTCCAACACCTGCCAGGTCTTTGAATGGATACTGGCAATCACGCTTTCGAGGGTTTATGAGAGCCAGAGGTTCGGCAATTTTGGGGCCTGGTTCGTGGTGATCTGTAACTATTACATCTATCCCGAGGCGTTTTGCGTATTCTATCTCGTCGATGGCCGAAGTTCCGCAGTCTACGGTGATTATAAGGTTAGCACCTCGACGAGCTGCTTCTTCTATCCCTGACTGTCTGATGTCGTAACCTTCACGCTGTCTATGAGGAATATACCAACTCACATCTGCACGCAAAGCCCTAAGTACACGGACGAGAAGTGCGGTACTTGTGATTCCGTCAACATCATAGTCTCCATGGACCATGATTTTTTCACCTGCGTCTAGGGCCTTTATTGTTCTGGCAACTGCGCGGTCGATTCCATCTAAAAGGCTAGGGTCGTGAAGGTTATCCATGCTGGGGTTTAAAAACTCGCGGGCTTCTCTAGGGGTTCGAATGCCCCTGTTTAATAAAACGCGGCATACTATTCGTGAGGCTGGGACTTGATTGCAGAATTCTTCTTCGATGGCGAGATCTGGCTGGATAATCTTCCAATCTTTTGATTTTTTAGCTTTATTGCCAATCATAAAACTTATCTCACACTTTTTCATTCAACAGAAAACATCATAGCATGCTGGTTTACGTGAAACAACCGATATTCTAGCAAAAATAAAATTAAAAAGCCTACAGATTTTAGAGAAATCTGTAGGCTGGAGTTTGTCCTATTTAGAGCTGAAGTTAGAACCTTCTCTTACGCTTTTTGGTTTTCGTTTTGGTTGCAGTCTGAGCCTTGCGCACCGGACTGACTGTAGCCGCTTCTTCATGACCTTCGCCTTCGGTTTGTTCGGCAAGAGGTTTCAGGTCGAGTGGCTTTGTTGCAGCGCGAGGTTCTTCAGAAGGGACGCCACTAAGAGGCTGCTTGCTTGCAATTCTCTGCCACAGGACGAGAAGTTGACTTGCATTAAAGATGGAGGAATAGGTACCTGTTATTATACCAATCAATAGTGCCACGTTGAAGTGCTTTAAGCTCGGATTGGAGGCACCAAACAATAATAAAGCTATGAGAGTCAACACAACCGTCAATGATGTATTAATTGATCTGGCGAAAGATTGTAGTATGCTCCTATTAACGAGCGAGTCGAATGTTTCCCCTTTCGAGCGGTGGCGTAGATTCTCGCGGATACGGTCAAATATGACGATTGTGTCATGGTTTGAGAATCCAATGACTGTTAGCAATGCCGTCACAAATAGGCTATCAATCTCC
This window of the Armatimonadota bacterium genome carries:
- the recJ gene encoding single-stranded-DNA-specific exonuclease RecJ; the encoded protein is MIGNKAKKSKDWKIIQPDLAIEEEFCNQVPASRIVCRVLLNRGIRTPREAREFLNPSMDNLHDPSLLDGIDRAVARTIKALDAGEKIMVHGDYDVDGITSTALLVRVLRALRADVSWYIPHRQREGYDIRQSGIEEAARRGANLIITVDCGTSAIDEIEYAKRLGIDVIVTDHHEPGPKIAEPLALINPRKRDCQYPFKDLAGVGVAFKFAEALVKGRGYDTEAFRRRFVDLVAIGTVADIVPLVGENRVLTKCGITEIPRSGKPGIQALLKVAGVHGKPITSHMLSYILCPRLNAAGRLDDASLALNLLLTKEEAEAEKLAEMLELQNRERQREQERITLEAIEQITGRCLDEKAKVLVLSSQRWHPGIIGVVASKIVDLFHRPAVLIAIDEANNKGVGSARSIDSFHLFKALMQCSELLERCGGHAKAAGLSIMAEKLSDFDEAINEVADHILTQSDLIPQIEVDAELEIDEITYDLATELQLLEPFGYGNREPVFASRDVRVISKTRLGGNGNHLKLKLATQKTKQIECIAFGWGESEQLFEIGATVDLCYNVQINEYAGFKVVQLVLKDAKPSKST